The Halanaerobium saccharolyticum subsp. saccharolyticum DSM 6643 genomic sequence GAAGGCTGCCTTAGAATGGTTTTACAGATTACTGCAGGAGCCGTCTCGTTTTGGTAGAATGTTATCATTACCTAAGTTTATTTTTTTAGTATTAAAATCTAAATATCTAGAATAAGTGTATAAGTTTATCAGGGGGTATAAATTTTGAACAAAAAAAATATAATTGAGTATCTAGGAATTACGGCGGGCTCTTTTTTAATTGCTCTAGCCTTAACTGTATTTTTGGTGCCAAATAGAATTGCAGCTGGGGGAGTAAGTGGTTTAGCAACTGTTATTTATTACATAACATCTTTTCCAATTGGAATAACTATGTTAATTATAAATATTCCTCTTTTCCTCGCAGGGGTAAAAATTATGGGAAAGAGTTTTGGAGTTAGAACCATTTATGGAATAGCTTCTCTTTCTATTTTCACTGATCTGCTGCAGCCACATATGACTTCTCTAACTGATGATCTGTTATTAGCTTCAATTTATGGAGGCGTGGTCGGAGGTATTGGTCTGGGTCTGGTTTTTAGATTCCGTGGAACTACAGGGGGTACGGACTTAATTGCATCATTGATAAATTATTATACAGGCATTTCTGTTGGGGAAGGGTTATTGATTGCAGATGGAATTGTTGTAACCCTGGCCGGAATCTTTTTCAATTTAGAAGTTGCTCTTTATGCAGCAGTTACAATTTTTATTACTTCTCAAACTATAGATGTTATACAAGAAGGTTTAAACTTTAAAAAAGGATTACTTATCATTTCTGATAAAGCCGAAGAAATTAATCAGATGGTAGTTGATGATTTAAATAGAAGTACAACTGAGTTTGCAGCTAAGGGTGGTTATACTGGAGAAAAAAAGAGAGTGCTGCTCTGTATTATTTCCCGCTCTGAAGTTTCAGAAGTAAAAAGAGCAGTAGCTGATATTGATAAAGATGCATTTGTAATTATTAGTAATGTTCACGAAGTGCTTGGCGAAGGTTTTACAGAAATAGTACGTTAAGACTAGAATAAGAATGAAATTATAATTTTTTGTGGTAATTTTTTTGATTTATACAATTATAGAAAGTAGGTGGCAGATTTAATGAAAAAAATTAGAAAAGCTTTTAACAATAAAATAATATTTTTTAGTTTAATATTATTAATCTTTTTTTCCTTTTCTTTTGTAGTTTCTGCGCAGGATGGAACAGTTGATGATCAAATTACAGAAGAACAGCAGGCAAATGATTACACAAAAGCAGATGCTTTTCAAGATGTAATGTTTTTGCTGCAGAATTATTATGTTGAGGATGTTGATTTTGAAACTTTAATTGAAGGTGCCATAGACGGAATGTTAAATAAAGTTGATCGTTATTCATATTTTATGTCTGCTTCAGAATATGAGGAAATGCAGCAGGAATATGAAGGTCATTATGGTGGTATCGGAATTGTAATTACAATGAGGGACAATAAATTGACTATAGTTTCTCCAATAAAAAATACTCCCGGAGAAAAAGCTGGCTTAAGGGCTGGGGATGTGATTTCTGCCATTGATGGCAAGAAAACAGCAGAAATGTCACAAATGAAAGCTGTAGATATGATGAGGGGAGAAGAAGATACAGATGTTATTTTGACCATTAAGCGTGGAGATGAAGACCCTTTTGATGTGGAAATAACTCGTAAAGATATTGAAGTTCCTTATGTGGAGACTGAAATGAAAACTGAAGACATTGGTTATATATCTTTAGCTCAGTTTATTGAAGATGTAGGAACAGATGTTGAAAAAGCCGTTGCCAACTTAAAAGAACAGGGAGCCCGTGGAATTATTCTTGATTTAAGAAATAACCCAGGTGGTTTATTGAATGAAGCTGTAAATGTAGCTTCAGTATTTTTAGATGAGGGAGTGGTAGTTTCTGTTAGACAAAAAGATGAGACTGAAAGAGTTTTAGAAGTTAATGAAAAGATCTCATCTGATACTCAAATTCCATTAATTGTGTTAATTAATCAAGGATCTGCCAGTGCCTCAGAAATTGTTGCAGGTGCTGTTCAGGATTATGATAGGGGTAAGTTAATTGGAACAACAACCTTTGGTAAGGGTGTTGTACAGTCAGTTGTACCACTTAAAGATGGTTCTGCTGTCAGCATAACTACTGCGCGTTATTATACTCCTGATGGAAATTATATTCACGAAAAAGGAATTGAACCGGGCACAAATGTTGAGTTAGATCTAGAAGCTGCTCAGGAAGACGGTAGTGATAAGCAGTTAGATAAGGCTCTTGAAGAAATGGAAAATATGATTTTTGTCCGAGATTTCCAGGATAAAAAAGCTGCCGGAGAATAGAAAAATCAATAAAAAAAATAAATTTCTAAATTAAAGGAACCAGCTCTGTCTGGTTTCTTTAATTGTGTTAAGGGAATATAATATATAAATAATTAAAAAGAGAAAATTACAAATTAAAACAGGAGGATAAAAAAATTGAAAAAAAATAAAAAAGATTCTTCAAATCAAGAAAAAATTTCATTTATGAACCGTTTGTCGGTGAAGGCAATTTTAACTGTAGTGGTAATTTTAATTTTAGCCTTTTCAGTCTTAACTTATTTTATTAGTAATAAAGTTGAGGAAGAAACAACTAAGCTGGCTTTAGACAGGAATTTAAAAACAGTTGAGTATATTGATAGTGAGGTAGAAAATCAACTAAGAGGGACCAGAAAGGTTATTGAAACTCTGGCAACAAATAAGAACATAGTTGAGGGTGACTATGAGGAAAAGAAAATAATTTTCAGCAGAGTAGCTGAATATAATGATCAGTTCAACTATTTGTATTTTAGTACACCACAGGGAGATCATTATCCTTTTCCTGAAGTTTCTTTACCTTCCGATTATGATCCGAGAGACCGCAGCTGGTACCAAGATGCAAAGTCGAATTCTGAGGTTATCTGGACAGATATCTACGTAGATGCTGCAACTGAAGAACTTGTAATTACTATTGCAACACCTGTTTTTATCAATGGTCAGTTTGAGGGTGTTTTAGGTGGAGATGTTAATTTAAACTTTTTAAGTAACCTGGTTAATGACGTTCAGGTTGGGCAGCAGGGCCAATCTTATATAGTTGATCAAAATGGGCAGTATATAGCTCATCCAGAAATTGAAAAAGTTTTAGAAAAAGAAAATATTGATCAAAACTTCAGCTTAAGTTCATTGACAAATAATAATGAACAATATTTTACTTATCAGTTAGAAGCTGAAAAAAGACTGGTATCCTATAGACAATTGGATGAAATCCCAGGTTATATCATGGCTGAGGTTCCTGAAAGTGAGATTAAAGAAGCTTCTAATACAATAATCAGTCGTATTATATTTGCTTCTATCATTATATTAGTTTTATTAAGTATTATTATTTTTATTGCTTTCCGTAAATATATTGTTAGTCCAATTAAATCTATCTTAGATTTTGCAAATGATATAGCAAATGGAAATCTTAAATCTGAATTGGAAGTTTCTAAAAATAAAGATGAGTTTAATCTATTAATGAAAGCCTTAAATAAAATGAGAGAAAGTCTAATTGAAATAATTTCAGATATTTCAAAACAGGCTGATCAGGTAGCGGCTTCCAGTCAGGAGCTATCAGCAGCTGGAGAACAGGTTGGTGACAGTGCTGAAAATGTTGGCCGCTCTATACAGGATGTAGCTTCTGGGGCGGAAGAACAGTCTGCTCAAATTGATGAAACTGAAAAAGTTTTTGAGAATTTAGAAGAATATTTGATTGAGATTTCTAAGCGAGCAAGTGTTATGAGAGAAGATACTGAAAAAGTTATGAATAACATAGAATCTGGAACTAAACAAGTTGATATGTCAGTTGATGGAATTAATGAAGTTAAAAAAGATACTGAAGAAGCATCAGCTACTATTAATAAATTAGGTGAGCTTTCTCAGGAAATTGGCGAAATTGTTGAATTAATTAGAGGAATAGCTGATCAAACTAACTTATTAGCTTTAAATGCAGCAATTGAAGCAGCTCGTGCAGGTGAGTCAGGACGTGGATTTTCAGTAGTTGCTGATGAAATCAGACAGTTAGCTGAAGAGTCACAAAGTGCTACAGATAATATTTCTAATTTAATTGCTAAGGTTCAGGATAATGTAGAAAATGCAGTTAATAAGATGAATCAAAATAGAAATAAGGTAGATAAGAGTGTAAATAATATTGAAAATACAGGTAAAGTATTTGAAGATATTAAAAATGATTCTGAAGCTGTAGTTGAAGGCATCAACGAAATAAATGGCAAGACTAATAAAGTAGAGGAAAACAGCAGCACAGTTAAAAATTATCTAAAAGAGGTTAATAGTGTAAGTGAGGAAGCTGCTAGTAATGCCGAAGAAGTTGCAGCATCTTCTGAAGAACAGGTTGCTGCTACTGAAGAAATTATTTCTTCTGCTAAAAATATGGCTCAAATTGCAGAAAGCCTGGCTAAATCAATTAATAAATTTGAATTTTAGATTTGAAATTCTATAATTACGATAAATAGATTTAAAAATTGATCATGTTATTAAAAAAGAATAGTATAAAGATACTCCCTTGCAAGAGGGAGTTTTTTTTATGCTCTAAATAGCTTTTAAATAATTGAAAAGAAAATAATTTTCAAAATTTTATAATAAACTCTTGACATAATAATAATAAATTGTTATTATAATAATAAGTTATTATCACAATAAAAATAATTTATTAATTAATTAAATTCAAATAAGGGGGACTGAGATGGATCAATATAGGAAATAGATTATTTTAATAAATATATAAAATTAGGAGGATTTAAATTGAGAGAACAAATTTCTACTAAGAATGCTCCAGCAGCAATTGGAGCATATTCGCAGGCAATTTTAAGTGATGATATTATTTTCACTTCAGGCCAATTACCAATGGATCCAGAAACTGGTGAAATGGTTGAAAATGATATTAAAAAACAAACAAAACAATCTTTAGATAATTTGAAATTCATTTTAAATGAGGCTAATTCTGACTGTAATAACATTTTAAAAACAACAATATTTTTGAGTGATTTAAATAATTTTAGTGAAGTTAATAAAATTTATGCAGAATATTTTGATGGCGCACCACCAGCAAGATCTTGTATTGAAGTATCTAAATTACCAAAAGATTCTTTAATAGAAATAGAAGCAATTGCTAAAAAAAGAAAGTAAAAAAATAGGAGGCTAAATTATTATGAAATATCCAGCAGAACCGTTTAAAATTAAAACAGTTGAGACTATTGAAATGACAGACAGAGAAGAAAGAAAAGAAATTCTGAAAGATGCAGGTTATAATACATTTCTACTTCCTTCAAAGAATGTATATATTGATTTGCTAACTGATAGTGGAACTACTGCAATGAGTGATAAGCAGTGGGCATCATTAATGATCGGTGATGAAGCTTATGGTGGTAGTGAAAACTGGTTTAGATTAGAAGAAACTGTTAAAGAAATTTATGGTTTTGATCATGTAGTTCCAACTCACCAGGGTAGAGGTGCTGAAAATATCTTATCTCAGATTATGATTGAAGAAGGAGATTACATACCTGGTAATATGTACTTTACAACTACAAAAGCTCACCAGGAATTAAATGGCGGTGAATTTGTTGATGTAATTGTAGATGAAGCACACCAACCTGATGTGAAAGGTGATTTTAAAGGTAATGTTGATATAGAGAAATATAAAAATTTAATTGAAGAAGTCGGTGCAGAAAACATTCCATATATTAATGTTGCTCTAACAGTAAATATGGCTGGTGGACAACCTGTAAGTATGGAAAATATTAAAAAAGTTAAAGAAATTTCAGAGAAAAATGATATTATGGTAATGTCAGATGCTACTAGATGTGTTGAAAATGCTTATTATATTAAAGAACGAGAAGATGGATATCAAGATAAAAGTGTTAAAGAAATCTTGAAAGAAATGATGAATCACTTTGATGGTGCTACTATGAGTGGTAAAAAAGACTGCATGGTTAACATTGGTGGTTTTTTAGCCATGAATGATGCAGATATGTATCAAGAAGCTACATCATTAGTAGTTGTATACGAAGGTATGCCCACATATGGTGGTATGGCTGGTAGAGATATGGAAGCTATGGCTACTGGTATCCGTGAGTCAGTTAATCCACATTATATTGAGCATAGAATTAAGCAGGTTCGTTATTTAGGAGATAAGCTTGAAGAAGCTGGAATTCCTATTATAAAACCTGTGGGTGGACATGCAGTTTTCATTGATGCAAGAGAATTCTTACCACACTTAAGCCAGGATCAATTACCAGCTCAGGCTTTAGCTGCAGCAATTTATCTTGAATCTGGTGTTAGATCTATGGAGAGAGGTGTTGTATCTGCAGGAAGAGATGCAGATGGTACTCATCACTATCCAAAATTAGAAACTGTAAGATTAACTATTCCAAGAAGAGTATATACTTATGCTCACATGGATGTAGTTGCTAATGCAGTTATTGATCTTTATGAAAAGAGAGACAAGATCAGTGGTCTGGAATTTGTATATGAACCACCAACACTAAGATTCTTCACTTCTGAATTTGAACCACTAAATGATCAATTAATAGCTGAATAGTCAATCAAATCATAAACTTAAAGCAGCTGAGATATAATATCTCAGCTGCTTAATTAAAAAGTTGAAAAATCTGAAAAATAAGAAAATAGTAAAAGGGAAGCTATACTTGAGAGGAGTATATAATAATGGTAAAGAATAGAGAAAAGCGAGAACCAACTTTTAAGGAATCTATTTTTGCATTATCTCTAGTTATTTTTGTTATTTTAATTAGTATTAATACCGCATTAGTATTAGAAACAGCTATGGTTTTAGGTGCAATTACTGCTGCTATATTTGCAACTTATCTCGGTTATAAATGGGAAGATATTCAAGAAGGCATGATTAGTGGTATAAATAATAGTCTTGGAGTATTAATGATTCTTATAATGATTGGAATGGTTGTAGGAAGTTGGATACTAGGAGGAACCATACAGACTATGGTCTATTATGGTTTGAAATTGTTATCACCTGGTATTTTCTTACCTAGTGCATTTTTACTCTGTACAATAACCTCACTTTTGATTGGAAGTTCATTTGGAACTATTGCAACAATGGGAATTGTAATGATGGGAGTAGCTGAAGGACTTGGAGTACCAGCAGTTGTAACAGCTGGAGCCGTTGTTTCGGGATCCATTTTTGGTGACAAATTATCTCCTATGTCAGATTCGACTAACTTTGCTGCTGCAATGAGTGATACCGGTTTATTTGATCATATTGGTTCTATGATGTATGTTTCAATCCCAACTGCTTTAACAAGTTTAGCGCTCTATACTTTTATCGGCCGTAGTTTTTTGGCTGGACAATCAAATTTAGAACAAGTAAATACCCTTTTAAATACTTTACAAAACAATTTTAATATTTCTTTACTTACCTTAATACCTCCATTAGTTGTAATTATATTATCTTTAAATAAAACACCAGCGGTTAAAACTTTAACTGCAAGCTTTATGACAGCAAGTGTTTTTGCAGTCTTTACTCAAGGAGCTGCTCTTAAAGATTTAATCAATGTGGCTGCCAATGGTTATGTTTCAAATACAGGTGTTGAACTAATCGATGGCCTTTTAACTCAAGGTGGAGTAAATAGTATGATGAGTACAGTAGCAATTATAATGGCGGCTACTGCAATGGGTGGTATATTAGAAAAAACTGGAGTTTTAAAAGTGATACTAAATTCTTTAATGAAATATATCAAGACTCCAAGAAACTTAATTTTAGCAACTTTAGGATCAGCTTATATAATGCTTTTAGCTACTGGTGAAATGATGGTTTCCATGCTTCTGCCAGGAAGAACTTTATCACCAGCGTATAAGGAAATGAATATCAAAACTAATGTTTTATCTAGAACTTTAGAATCTGCTGCTACTTTAGGCTGTGCAGTATTACCATGGGGAGTAGTTTCAGTTTACATACAAAATGTTTTAGATATTAGTTTAGGATATATTCCATATACCTTTACTCCTTTCATTTCTCCACTAATATCTATTATATATGCATTTTTAGGTGTAGCAGTATTTAAATTAGATGAAGATAAGGAAATAGGACTTGAAAATCAAGAATTGAAAAAAACACAATCAATGTAAATAGATAATAGATAAAAGGCTCTTGATTGAGCCTTTTATCTATTACAAACAAAAAATTTAACTTGACCTAAGTCTTTTAAATTAGTTATACTATGATATGAAGGAATACATATTTATAGAAAAGAGCATAGAGTAGTTCAAATTAAATAATATTTAATATTATTAGAGTCAAATTTAAATTTTGAGGAGGTAGAATTGTGGAGGATAAAATTTTAACTAAATACAAAATATTAACAGAGTTTTTAGCTGAAGTTATGGGTGAACATTGTGAGGTTGTGCTTCATGATGTTGAAGATTTTGAGAATTCAATTGTTGCTATTGAAAATAATCATATTAGCGGTAGAAAAATTGGAGATTCTTTAACTGATTTAGCTTTAAATGTGTTAAAAGATGAAGAAAATCTTGAATGTGATTATTTATCTAATTATAATGGCAAAACACATGATGGTAAGGAACTTAGATCATCAACTTATTTTATTAGAGATGAGAAGGAAAAGGTTATTGCCATGTTATGTATAAATATTGATTTGAGCAGATATATTGAAGCTAGAGATCTTTTAAATACTATGATCGGGAAAAGAAATGATATTGAAGAAAATAATACTGACAAAAATTTTGCTGAGAATTTCACTTCTTCTATTGAAGAATTAATTGATTCAATGATTGAAAATTCGATTGGTAGCAAATCAATTCCACCAAGCAGAATGACTGCTGAAGAAAAAAAAGAAATTACTAAAAAGCTAGATAAAAGAGGAGTCTTTTTGTTAAAGAATTCAGTTTCTAAAGTTGCAAAAAAACTCCAGACTTCAGAAGCAACAGTTTATAGATATTTAAATCATTAATATATTAATAATTAAGAGGATAAAAACAGTCTTGTAAAATTAGATTACAGATTGTTTTTATCCTCTTTTTGATATCGATAATTTTTATAAACGGTTTATAATTCCTCCGACATCTTCGAAAACATAATTAAAGTATTTTTGATTATCGTTTAAATCTTTTAGATCTTCTCGCTTAGTTTCGCCGCTTAAGACTAAAATGCCGGTGATGCCTGCCTCATGAGCCATTTTCATATCAGTATATAAACGATCTCCTACCATAGCTAATTCGGATTTTTTTAAATTAAATCTTTTTAAAATAAATTCTACAGTAAGTTTAGAAGGTTTACCAACAATTAGAGGCCTCATGCCTGTAGAGGCGGCTAGTAATTCTATCATTGAACCTGTATCCGGTTGTGTTTTTCCACCTCGTAAGGGGCAGACTAAATCTGGATGAGTTGCGATATACTTTACACCTGATAATATTAATTGATGTGCATCCCACAGTTTTTGATAGGTTAAAGTTTTATCAAATCCTAAAACTACATAATCAACTTTCTCTGGCTTTTCTCTAATCTTTTTTTCCTTGTTTATAATCTGATGTCCAAAACGTTCCATTTCTTTTTTTAGAGAATCTGTTCCCAAAAGATAAATTCTTTTTCCTTTTTTTCGACCTTGAGCTGCCAGGTAAGCAGCAGTAGTTTCTCCAGAATTAATTATTTTTTCTGGAGGAAGATTAATATTCATTTTTGAAAGTTTTTGCTGATAATCATTTCTGTTTTTAGAAGAATTATTAGTCAACAATATGTAATCTTTATTTGTTTTTTCAAGTTTTGCTAAAAAATCAAGTGTTTTTGAAAGTATTTTATCT encodes the following:
- a CDS encoding YitT family protein, whose product is MNKKNIIEYLGITAGSFLIALALTVFLVPNRIAAGGVSGLATVIYYITSFPIGITMLIINIPLFLAGVKIMGKSFGVRTIYGIASLSIFTDLLQPHMTSLTDDLLLASIYGGVVGGIGLGLVFRFRGTTGGTDLIASLINYYTGISVGEGLLIADGIVVTLAGIFFNLEVALYAAVTIFITSQTIDVIQEGLNFKKGLLIISDKAEEINQMVVDDLNRSTTEFAAKGGYTGEKKRVLLCIISRSEVSEVKRAVADIDKDAFVIISNVHEVLGEGFTEIVR
- a CDS encoding S41 family peptidase, with the protein product MKKIRKAFNNKIIFFSLILLIFFSFSFVVSAQDGTVDDQITEEQQANDYTKADAFQDVMFLLQNYYVEDVDFETLIEGAIDGMLNKVDRYSYFMSASEYEEMQQEYEGHYGGIGIVITMRDNKLTIVSPIKNTPGEKAGLRAGDVISAIDGKKTAEMSQMKAVDMMRGEEDTDVILTIKRGDEDPFDVEITRKDIEVPYVETEMKTEDIGYISLAQFIEDVGTDVEKAVANLKEQGARGIILDLRNNPGGLLNEAVNVASVFLDEGVVVSVRQKDETERVLEVNEKISSDTQIPLIVLINQGSASASEIVAGAVQDYDRGKLIGTTTFGKGVVQSVVPLKDGSAVSITTARYYTPDGNYIHEKGIEPGTNVELDLEAAQEDGSDKQLDKALEEMENMIFVRDFQDKKAAGE
- a CDS encoding methyl-accepting chemotaxis protein; this encodes MKKNKKDSSNQEKISFMNRLSVKAILTVVVILILAFSVLTYFISNKVEEETTKLALDRNLKTVEYIDSEVENQLRGTRKVIETLATNKNIVEGDYEEKKIIFSRVAEYNDQFNYLYFSTPQGDHYPFPEVSLPSDYDPRDRSWYQDAKSNSEVIWTDIYVDAATEELVITIATPVFINGQFEGVLGGDVNLNFLSNLVNDVQVGQQGQSYIVDQNGQYIAHPEIEKVLEKENIDQNFSLSSLTNNNEQYFTYQLEAEKRLVSYRQLDEIPGYIMAEVPESEIKEASNTIISRIIFASIIILVLLSIIIFIAFRKYIVSPIKSILDFANDIANGNLKSELEVSKNKDEFNLLMKALNKMRESLIEIISDISKQADQVAASSQELSAAGEQVGDSAENVGRSIQDVASGAEEQSAQIDETEKVFENLEEYLIEISKRASVMREDTEKVMNNIESGTKQVDMSVDGINEVKKDTEEASATINKLGELSQEIGEIVELIRGIADQTNLLALNAAIEAARAGESGRGFSVVADEIRQLAEESQSATDNISNLIAKVQDNVENAVNKMNQNRNKVDKSVNNIENTGKVFEDIKNDSEAVVEGINEINGKTNKVEENSSTVKNYLKEVNSVSEEAASNAEEVAASSEEQVAATEEIISSAKNMAQIAESLAKSINKFEF
- a CDS encoding RidA family protein, producing the protein MREQISTKNAPAAIGAYSQAILSDDIIFTSGQLPMDPETGEMVENDIKKQTKQSLDNLKFILNEANSDCNNILKTTIFLSDLNNFSEVNKIYAEYFDGAPPARSCIEVSKLPKDSLIEIEAIAKKRK
- a CDS encoding tyrosine phenol-lyase: MKYPAEPFKIKTVETIEMTDREERKEILKDAGYNTFLLPSKNVYIDLLTDSGTTAMSDKQWASLMIGDEAYGGSENWFRLEETVKEIYGFDHVVPTHQGRGAENILSQIMIEEGDYIPGNMYFTTTKAHQELNGGEFVDVIVDEAHQPDVKGDFKGNVDIEKYKNLIEEVGAENIPYINVALTVNMAGGQPVSMENIKKVKEISEKNDIMVMSDATRCVENAYYIKEREDGYQDKSVKEILKEMMNHFDGATMSGKKDCMVNIGGFLAMNDADMYQEATSLVVVYEGMPTYGGMAGRDMEAMATGIRESVNPHYIEHRIKQVRYLGDKLEEAGIPIIKPVGGHAVFIDAREFLPHLSQDQLPAQALAAAIYLESGVRSMERGVVSAGRDADGTHHYPKLETVRLTIPRRVYTYAHMDVVANAVIDLYEKRDKISGLEFVYEPPTLRFFTSEFEPLNDQLIAE
- the nhaC gene encoding Na+/H+ antiporter NhaC, with translation MVKNREKREPTFKESIFALSLVIFVILISINTALVLETAMVLGAITAAIFATYLGYKWEDIQEGMISGINNSLGVLMILIMIGMVVGSWILGGTIQTMVYYGLKLLSPGIFLPSAFLLCTITSLLIGSSFGTIATMGIVMMGVAEGLGVPAVVTAGAVVSGSIFGDKLSPMSDSTNFAAAMSDTGLFDHIGSMMYVSIPTALTSLALYTFIGRSFLAGQSNLEQVNTLLNTLQNNFNISLLTLIPPLVVIILSLNKTPAVKTLTASFMTASVFAVFTQGAALKDLINVAANGYVSNTGVELIDGLLTQGGVNSMMSTVAIIMAATAMGGILEKTGVLKVILNSLMKYIKTPRNLILATLGSAYIMLLATGEMMVSMLLPGRTLSPAYKEMNIKTNVLSRTLESAATLGCAVLPWGVVSVYIQNVLDISLGYIPYTFTPFISPLISIIYAFLGVAVFKLDEDKEIGLENQELKKTQSM
- a CDS encoding helix-turn-helix transcriptional regulator; translation: MEDKILTKYKILTEFLAEVMGEHCEVVLHDVEDFENSIVAIENNHISGRKIGDSLTDLALNVLKDEENLECDYLSNYNGKTHDGKELRSSTYFIRDEKEKVIAMLCINIDLSRYIEARDLLNTMIGKRNDIEENNTDKNFAENFTSSIEELIDSMIENSIGSKSIPPSRMTAEEKKEITKKLDKRGVFLLKNSVSKVAKKLQTSEATVYRYLNH
- a CDS encoding HAD-IIA family hydrolase, which translates into the protein MSDLKEINFFILDMDGTIYLEDKILSKTLDFLAKLEKTNKDYILLTNNSSKNRNDYQQKLSKMNINLPPEKIINSGETTAAYLAAQGRKKGKRIYLLGTDSLKKEMERFGHQIINKEKKIREKPEKVDYVVLGFDKTLTYQKLWDAHQLILSGVKYIATHPDLVCPLRGGKTQPDTGSMIELLAASTGMRPLIVGKPSKLTVEFILKRFNLKKSELAMVGDRLYTDMKMAHEAGITGILVLSGETKREDLKDLNDNQKYFNYVFEDVGGIINRL